From a single Cytophagia bacterium CHB2 genomic region:
- a CDS encoding universal stress protein: protein MHRYKRLIAGLNLSEQDETIIQYAAMFCRRVKPEAMHFVHIVPRINIPMSIRLKYPNMFRTVLNQMERILERHWEAGKGAAFAYEVVEGTPLTELIYQAAAHASDLILVGNRREQRKSGALPERLALDATCSVLIVPEGVQPKLSKTFVVTANSNVPARDPAATLQKMARERRADLLVIDARKPSHAALLATVIKQTIQTTAMPLLVWKTGNWDTSARKAAFEWEDDMWEAPRSLAA, encoded by the coding sequence GCAGGATGAAACGATTATTCAATATGCCGCAATGTTTTGTCGCCGGGTGAAGCCGGAAGCCATGCATTTCGTGCATATCGTTCCCCGGATCAACATCCCGATGAGCATCCGGCTCAAATATCCCAACATGTTCCGCACGGTGTTGAATCAAATGGAACGTATTCTTGAGCGGCATTGGGAAGCCGGGAAAGGAGCGGCGTTTGCGTACGAGGTTGTTGAAGGAACGCCGCTGACGGAGTTGATCTACCAGGCAGCAGCTCATGCCAGTGATTTGATTTTGGTGGGAAACCGGAGAGAGCAGCGAAAGAGCGGCGCGCTTCCAGAGCGGCTTGCGCTGGATGCAACGTGTTCGGTTTTGATTGTCCCGGAAGGCGTGCAACCGAAATTGAGCAAAACTTTCGTGGTCACGGCGAACTCAAACGTTCCAGCAAGGGATCCGGCAGCAACATTGCAGAAAATGGCGCGAGAACGGCGCGCCGACCTGTTGGTCATTGACGCGCGGAAGCCAAGCCATGCGGCCCTCCTGGCAACGGTGATCAAGCAAACGATTCAGACAACCGCCATGCCGTTGCTGGTTTGGAAAACCGGCAATTGGGACACCTCCGCGCGTAAAGCTGCGTTTGAGTGGGAAGACGATATGTGGGAGGCGCCGCGCAGTCTTGCGGCCTAG